A single Crateriforma conspicua DNA region contains:
- a CDS encoding IS4 family transposase, giving the protein MPNRPPKQRSPTTESLGSDRDAASEDSPDIRAAELQGLKFFKKIRPLLDSLHEIGTARDKSCNRDLHMDQYGVLVLMWMFNPILTSLRGLQQASTLKDVQKKFGVGRASLGSLSESVSIFDPEPLKKIAAELATEVPSADPSKFDVIGHQLTAVDGSVFKTAVRVASLAWLPDKAGGTTEGRSVDGYRMHTHFEILRGIPERIDATPAKPKGKDDEKAVLASVLQPDRCYVIDRGYAKFELFNQINAARSSYICRARDNSTPKILCERDLTAADRDAGVRIDREVVLGAHTSNRKTVASDHPVRYIEIEVPPHVRTGSKGSHCDGRLRLVTNLMDVPAELIAEAYRLRWLIELFFRMIKQLLGCRHLLSTKPAGVEIQMYLAIIACLLILIYTGGQPNKRTYEMICFYLLGWASLEELEAHIKKLKPKAL; this is encoded by the coding sequence GTGCCGAACCGACCCCCTAAACAACGAAGCCCAACGACCGAGAGCCTCGGCAGCGACAGGGATGCGGCCTCGGAAGACTCGCCTGATATTCGCGCCGCGGAACTGCAGGGCCTGAAGTTCTTCAAGAAGATCCGGCCACTGTTGGATTCCCTGCACGAGATCGGTACTGCACGCGACAAATCCTGCAATCGTGATTTGCACATGGACCAGTACGGCGTGCTAGTTCTTATGTGGATGTTCAATCCGATCCTGACATCGCTTCGTGGACTACAGCAAGCCAGCACACTCAAAGATGTCCAGAAGAAGTTCGGCGTCGGGCGAGCTTCGCTGGGATCGCTCTCCGAGTCGGTGAGCATCTTTGACCCCGAGCCGCTCAAGAAGATCGCCGCGGAGCTTGCTACCGAAGTGCCCTCGGCCGACCCATCGAAGTTTGATGTGATCGGACATCAACTCACCGCCGTCGATGGCAGCGTCTTCAAGACGGCCGTGCGTGTGGCATCTTTGGCTTGGCTGCCTGATAAGGCAGGCGGAACGACTGAAGGTAGGTCGGTTGATGGATACCGCATGCACACTCATTTCGAGATCCTTCGCGGAATCCCCGAGCGAATCGATGCCACGCCAGCCAAGCCCAAGGGGAAAGATGACGAAAAGGCAGTCCTGGCTTCCGTCTTGCAACCAGATCGCTGCTATGTGATTGATCGTGGGTATGCCAAGTTTGAATTGTTCAACCAAATCAACGCCGCCCGAAGCAGCTACATTTGCCGAGCCCGCGACAACAGCACGCCGAAGATCCTTTGTGAGCGAGACCTAACCGCAGCAGATCGCGACGCCGGTGTCCGCATCGACCGAGAAGTCGTTTTGGGAGCTCACACCAGCAACCGCAAAACGGTCGCAAGCGATCATCCGGTTCGTTACATCGAAATCGAAGTCCCGCCGCATGTCCGCACTGGCAGCAAAGGCTCTCACTGCGATGGTCGACTGCGATTGGTCACGAACTTAATGGACGTTCCGGCGGAACTGATTGCCGAAGCCTACCGGCTTCGCTGGCTCATCGAACTGTTCTTCCGAATGATCAAACAGCTTCTGGGCTGTCGGCATCTACTGAGCACCAAGCCGGCAGGCGTCGAGATTCAAATGTACTTAGCCATCATCGCTTGCCTGCTGATCCTGATCTACACCGGGGGTCAACCGAACAAACGGACCTACGAGATGATCTGCTTTTATTTACTCGGCTGGGCGAGCTTGGAGGAACTAGAAGCTCATATCAAAAAATTGAAACCGAAGGCTCTGTAG
- a CDS encoding dockerin type I domain-containing protein, with the protein MFMKESLTKGIRSSAAQRRRRRLRLECLQGRLLMAGDLTNEVNPLDVNGDDQVSAGDALLVINHLQRSAHAEGEQASLYYLDVNGDESVTAGDALMVINGIARDQSDPSPPLSVDVEDGTPDEVMHSGNVEVKRYGKDVHLNFTGDDGDFVVTMPEPGILEIDRFRDFEPTPEIDSQAEGEQIAEEQFPYRVPLGDDLFIKMYGAGTIVELSGVDVPDDLIVDAKAEDTIFLVYGTRVHDDFIYRGSEGNDVVDIDAIDETDETGSEFGDVVNIRTKGGDDEVYVYHTRVRNDFFADLGSGNDSIEFWRAELGDDGKVLAGSGDDFLLHYQLRVHDDYIVHGQDGDDGLFAEEIEVGDDALLFLQDGNDEIGLNFIRVGDVGEVNGGDDYDTLLVDEDTLEIRKPRIRNIEETLPVPSS; encoded by the coding sequence ATGTTCATGAAAGAGTCTTTGACCAAAGGTATTCGTTCCTCGGCCGCCCAACGTCGTCGCCGCCGGCTGCGTTTGGAATGTCTTCAGGGCCGACTTTTGATGGCCGGTGACTTGACCAATGAAGTCAATCCGCTGGACGTCAACGGTGACGACCAAGTCAGCGCGGGCGACGCACTGCTGGTCATCAATCATCTGCAACGCAGTGCCCACGCCGAGGGCGAACAGGCATCGCTGTACTACTTGGACGTCAACGGTGACGAATCGGTGACCGCTGGCGACGCCCTGATGGTGATCAACGGGATCGCCCGCGACCAATCGGATCCGTCGCCGCCACTGAGCGTGGACGTGGAAGACGGCACGCCCGACGAAGTGATGCACAGTGGCAATGTCGAAGTTAAACGATACGGCAAAGACGTGCATCTGAATTTCACCGGTGACGACGGCGACTTCGTCGTCACGATGCCGGAACCGGGAATCTTGGAAATCGATCGTTTCCGTGATTTCGAACCGACCCCGGAAATTGATTCGCAGGCCGAAGGCGAACAAATTGCCGAAGAACAATTCCCCTATCGCGTCCCGTTGGGCGACGACCTGTTCATCAAAATGTACGGCGCCGGGACGATCGTCGAACTCAGCGGTGTCGATGTGCCCGACGACTTGATCGTCGATGCCAAAGCGGAAGACACTATTTTCCTGGTCTATGGGACCCGCGTCCATGACGACTTCATCTATCGCGGAAGCGAAGGCAACGACGTGGTTGATATCGACGCGATCGATGAAACGGATGAAACAGGTAGCGAATTTGGCGACGTCGTCAACATTCGCACCAAGGGCGGTGACGACGAAGTCTACGTCTATCACACGCGAGTCCGAAATGATTTCTTTGCCGACCTGGGCAGCGGCAACGATTCGATCGAGTTCTGGCGCGCCGAACTGGGTGACGACGGCAAAGTGCTGGCGGGTTCAGGAGACGATTTCCTGCTGCACTATCAACTGCGGGTTCATGACGATTACATCGTTCACGGACAGGACGGGGACGACGGTTTGTTTGCCGAAGAGATCGAAGTCGGCGACGACGCGCTGCTGTTCCTGCAAGACGGCAACGACGAAATCGGACTGAATTTCATCCGTGTTGGCGATGTGGGCGAAGTCAACGGCGGCGACGACTATGACACCCTGCTCGTCGACGAAGACACCCTGGAAATCCGCAAGCCCCGCATCCGCAACATCGAAGAAACCCTCCCCGTCCCCTCCTCCTGA
- a CDS encoding zinc ribbon domain-containing protein yields MSTQQRLSCPSCGKSVRISSDHAGKKVRCPHCQMTFLVPGAAPQANDDDDWLNLDDVTPKADAPPAAKAKKPLNPATASKKPATPKAKPKPTPPDAPVDDDPLFGDLPEGDDLFGDGSGGDGDDLFGDIPDLPDLPPPSTTRGSGSTPGTSPTAVPVQYETQYRVRCKVCDSPTDVTADQAGQTIQCYDCHSPIVVPPPPKVVQKPKVDLDQVESFSFSNTAESSRPADPFMKSAKELLDSAEREEIEEEPENYDTPDIMAWFADVFGVFKDPSVVMYAVLMSVLGGGASALVAAFWMVPILPMGLFVGVIIFAAMTLACGFAIMEAVANEADEITGWPEVLDPMTWFGPLVTCVAAIGLVSAPAAFLGLAVFGSNALVTLFLVMASIYALFPFVLLSMLDMQSVFAPFSPEVARSATRCREAWGGFYFSAGLLFVVLYLSYLMFTVNGSPYGVFAAVSATVVVTFLYFAMLGRLAYSIGQTVNEISSPDDHEPSETIPEPDGEAG; encoded by the coding sequence ATGTCGACCCAGCAACGACTTTCCTGTCCCTCGTGCGGCAAGTCGGTGCGGATCAGCAGCGACCATGCGGGAAAGAAGGTTCGTTGCCCGCATTGTCAGATGACGTTCTTGGTCCCCGGCGCCGCGCCGCAAGCCAACGATGATGACGATTGGCTGAATCTGGATGACGTGACGCCGAAGGCCGACGCCCCGCCAGCGGCCAAAGCGAAAAAGCCCCTGAATCCTGCCACGGCATCGAAGAAACCCGCAACGCCGAAAGCGAAACCAAAGCCGACGCCGCCGGATGCGCCAGTCGATGACGACCCGTTGTTCGGAGACTTACCCGAGGGAGACGATTTGTTCGGGGACGGATCGGGCGGCGATGGGGATGACCTGTTCGGGGATATTCCGGATCTGCCTGATTTGCCGCCGCCCAGTACGACTCGCGGATCGGGATCAACGCCGGGAACGTCACCCACCGCGGTGCCGGTGCAGTACGAAACCCAGTATCGGGTCCGCTGCAAGGTGTGTGATTCGCCGACCGATGTGACGGCGGACCAAGCCGGCCAGACGATTCAGTGTTACGACTGTCATTCGCCGATTGTCGTTCCGCCGCCGCCCAAGGTCGTTCAAAAGCCCAAGGTGGACTTGGACCAGGTTGAGTCGTTTTCCTTTAGCAACACGGCGGAGTCTTCACGACCGGCGGATCCGTTCATGAAGTCGGCCAAGGAGTTGTTGGATTCGGCCGAGCGAGAAGAGATCGAGGAGGAACCGGAAAACTACGACACGCCCGACATCATGGCCTGGTTCGCCGACGTTTTCGGCGTCTTCAAGGACCCGTCGGTGGTGATGTACGCGGTTCTGATGAGCGTTTTGGGTGGCGGTGCGTCCGCATTGGTGGCGGCCTTTTGGATGGTGCCGATTTTGCCGATGGGGTTGTTCGTCGGCGTGATCATCTTTGCCGCGATGACCCTGGCTTGTGGGTTCGCGATCATGGAAGCGGTGGCCAACGAGGCGGATGAGATCACGGGGTGGCCCGAGGTGCTGGACCCGATGACGTGGTTCGGTCCGTTGGTGACGTGTGTTGCGGCGATCGGGCTGGTCAGTGCCCCGGCGGCATTTTTGGGGCTGGCCGTTTTCGGCAGCAACGCGCTGGTGACGTTGTTTTTGGTGATGGCGTCGATCTATGCGTTGTTCCCGTTCGTATTGCTTTCGATGCTGGACATGCAAAGTGTCTTCGCCCCGTTTTCGCCGGAGGTTGCCCGTAGCGCGACGCGGTGCCGGGAAGCCTGGGGCGGCTTCTATTTTTCGGCCGGGCTGCTTTTCGTCGTGCTATACCTGTCGTATCTGATGTTCACCGTTAATGGATCGCCCTACGGCGTGTTCGCTGCGGTGTCGGCGACGGTGGTTGTCACGTTCCTGTACTTTGCAATGCTTGGCCGGCTGGCTTACAGCATCGGCCAAACGGTTAACGAAATCTCTTCCCCGGACGACCATGAGCCTTCCGAAACGATCCCCGAACCGGACGGCGAAGCCGGATGA